A genomic segment from Yimella sp. cx-51 encodes:
- a CDS encoding AAA family ATPase produces the protein MKLHHLQLRAFGPFGGDEQIDFDTLGASGLFLMHGPTGSGKTSVLDAICFALFASVPGGRTGQAERLVSDHAEAGTKPMVRLEFTLAGRRLRITRTPAHLAAKKRGSGTTRRQPSVLIEERLAGAWHALSNRADETADLLDDLLGMGLHQFTQVVLLPQGEFAAFLRAKADDRAALLQRLFDISRFSDLEAWLAQERRECVAAVAANDQAIQTAVVRVEESLVDHAAVIERWRAAEVTALPAQIAATETVVQQQLTEAMALADASAAAAEAAQTAHDHAVVVAQLQRQAGEARSVIKAWSEQQDEADATRSALDQHDRALRVVPLHRSATRAATRLEARRSELTALETGLLADHGEDVDTDELTRALARGRESLQLAGEAMREHRRSSTRRPGCDRDVAAAQPHRDALAHQMVDLDIRLTMLDDTIAAAQQVIDESAHCERQRELLDEWRTAERDRIGAESVRDETATQQSDARTRFTAAESTVLRLRTQRLAGMAAELAAGLDDDSPCPVCGSCEHPQPATLAERVTQEAVDAAEQAAATSRTQLDDASARFAAAQANVIAAQKRAEQISTQWEQLGGSTLDQASSPALRLEVEAAVRALQQARTTTRAARTERATIEPEGDALRSRLKGAEESLTEKRAALAALDRQIAEADDTRQRAWQTHLERCVCSASDHGVEQAISRHAALGDRLAELDRRRAAVAVLISELDEATTSLNRQVEDEGFDCLDDALAAVIPAAQAQQMRSQLAQAEAAVERARGVLAQSDVAAADALEPIDLPSSEARRREAMTAGRRARTALDDVRRAAHSLRRLDAEVTTLLQASAHDRDRLPALQRMADLAAGSGDNSLRMRLSAYVLAARLEEVTALANHQLSVMSAGRYQLAHTDALARGGARSGLSLQVRDSWTGTSRDTATLSGGETFMVSLALALGLGQAVLHDTGGRPLQTLLVDEGFGTLDDESLELVMHVLDELRSGGRTVGIVSHVGELRIRVPAQIQVRKTEQGSSVRVHVAA, from the coding sequence GTGAAGCTGCACCATCTGCAGTTGCGGGCTTTCGGACCCTTCGGCGGCGACGAGCAGATCGACTTCGACACCCTGGGAGCCAGCGGGCTGTTCCTCATGCACGGCCCGACCGGCAGCGGAAAGACGAGTGTGCTCGACGCCATCTGTTTCGCCCTCTTCGCCTCCGTGCCCGGCGGGCGCACCGGCCAGGCCGAACGTCTGGTCAGCGACCACGCCGAGGCCGGCACCAAGCCGATGGTGCGCCTGGAGTTCACCCTTGCCGGGCGACGCCTGCGCATCACCCGCACTCCTGCCCATCTTGCAGCCAAGAAGCGCGGCTCTGGCACCACCCGCAGGCAGCCCTCGGTGCTGATCGAGGAACGCCTCGCAGGCGCCTGGCACGCACTGAGCAACCGCGCTGACGAGACCGCCGATCTGCTCGACGACCTCCTCGGCATGGGCCTGCACCAGTTCACCCAGGTGGTGCTGCTACCTCAGGGTGAATTCGCCGCCTTCCTGCGCGCGAAGGCCGACGACCGTGCGGCACTGCTGCAAAGACTCTTCGACATCTCCCGCTTCAGCGATCTCGAGGCGTGGCTCGCCCAGGAGCGCCGCGAATGCGTTGCCGCGGTCGCCGCCAATGACCAGGCCATCCAGACCGCCGTCGTGCGCGTCGAGGAGTCGTTGGTCGATCACGCGGCGGTGATCGAGCGCTGGCGCGCAGCAGAGGTCACCGCGCTGCCTGCGCAGATCGCGGCGACCGAAACCGTTGTCCAGCAGCAACTGACCGAGGCGATGGCACTCGCCGACGCCTCGGCCGCCGCCGCCGAAGCAGCGCAGACCGCCCACGACCACGCTGTGGTGGTGGCGCAGTTGCAACGTCAGGCCGGCGAAGCGCGTTCGGTGATCAAGGCGTGGTCCGAACAACAGGACGAGGCCGACGCGACCCGTTCCGCCCTCGACCAGCACGACCGCGCCCTGCGGGTCGTGCCCTTGCACCGGTCGGCGACCCGCGCGGCCACCCGGCTTGAGGCCCGCCGCAGCGAACTCACCGCACTCGAAACCGGCTTGCTGGCCGACCACGGCGAAGATGTCGACACCGACGAGCTGACGCGGGCGCTTGCTCGTGGTCGCGAGTCATTGCAGCTGGCTGGCGAAGCGATGCGCGAACATCGCAGGAGCAGCACCCGGCGTCCCGGGTGCGATCGTGACGTCGCTGCCGCACAACCTCACCGCGACGCGCTCGCCCACCAGATGGTCGACCTCGACATCCGGCTGACGATGCTCGACGACACCATCGCGGCGGCGCAGCAGGTCATCGATGAGTCTGCGCACTGCGAACGCCAACGTGAGCTGCTGGACGAATGGCGAACGGCCGAACGTGACCGCATCGGCGCCGAATCCGTGCGGGACGAAACAGCCACCCAGCAGTCGGACGCACGCACGAGGTTCACCGCCGCTGAGAGCACGGTGCTGCGCCTGCGGACACAGCGTCTGGCGGGCATGGCCGCCGAGCTGGCTGCTGGCCTCGACGACGACTCACCGTGCCCGGTGTGCGGATCATGCGAGCACCCACAACCAGCCACCCTTGCCGAACGCGTCACCCAGGAAGCCGTCGACGCCGCCGAACAAGCCGCGGCCACTTCCCGCACCCAACTGGACGACGCCTCCGCCCGTTTCGCCGCTGCACAGGCAAATGTGATCGCGGCGCAGAAACGTGCCGAACAGATCAGCACGCAGTGGGAGCAATTGGGCGGCAGCACCCTCGACCAAGCGAGCAGCCCTGCACTTCGACTCGAAGTTGAGGCTGCGGTGCGCGCGCTGCAGCAGGCGCGAACCACAACCAGAGCTGCCCGCACCGAACGCGCGACCATCGAACCCGAGGGTGATGCGCTGCGGAGCCGCCTGAAAGGTGCCGAGGAGTCGCTCACCGAAAAGCGTGCTGCCCTCGCCGCGCTCGACCGACAGATCGCCGAAGCCGACGACACCCGGCAGCGCGCCTGGCAGACCCACCTGGAGCGGTGCGTGTGCAGCGCCAGCGACCACGGCGTCGAGCAAGCCATCAGCCGCCACGCCGCCCTTGGTGATCGCCTGGCCGAGCTAGACCGCCGTCGTGCTGCGGTCGCCGTCCTGATCAGCGAGTTGGACGAGGCCACCACGTCGTTGAACCGTCAGGTCGAAGATGAAGGTTTTGACTGCCTGGACGACGCGCTCGCAGCGGTCATCCCGGCCGCACAGGCTCAACAGATGCGCAGCCAGTTGGCGCAGGCCGAAGCCGCCGTCGAGCGGGCCCGCGGCGTCCTGGCCCAATCCGATGTCGCAGCGGCGGATGCCCTCGAGCCGATCGATCTGCCGAGCAGCGAGGCGCGTCGCCGAGAGGCGATGACTGCTGGGCGTCGGGCCCGCACCGCGCTGGACGACGTCCGGCGAGCAGCCCACAGCCTGCGACGACTCGACGCCGAAGTGACCACTTTGTTGCAGGCGTCCGCCCACGACCGCGACCGCCTCCCCGCGCTGCAGCGAATGGCCGACCTGGCGGCGGGTAGCGGCGACAACTCGTTGCGCATGCGACTGTCGGCCTACGTGCTGGCGGCGCGCCTCGAAGAAGTGACGGCGCTGGCCAACCACCAGCTGAGCGTGATGTCGGCCGGGCGTTACCAACTGGCCCACACCGACGCCCTGGCGCGTGGCGGGGCCCGCAGCGGCCTGAGCCTGCAGGTGCGCGACTCCTGGACGGGCACCAGCCGCGACACCGCGACGCTCTCCGGCGGCGAGACCTTCATGGTGTCGCTGGCCCTGGCGCTCGGCCTCGGTCAAGCCGTGCTGCACGACACCGGCGGACGTCCGCTGCAGACCCTCCTGGTCGACGAGGGCTTCGGCACGCTCGACGACGAATCCCTCGAACTGGTCATGCACGTGCTCGACGAACTGCGCTCGGGCGGCCGCACGGTCGGCATCGTGAGCCATGTCGGAGAGCTGCGCATCCGGGTGCCTGCACAGATCCAGGTGCGCAAGACCGAGCAGGGATCGTCGGTGAGGGTACATGTCGCCGCCTGA
- a CDS encoding quinone oxidoreductase, producing the protein MTRALRVTEHGDGSVLAVQDVEVAAPAADQVQVKVAAIGVNFIDVYKRQGVYPGQTPFVLGEEAAGEVVAVGADVTDLAVGDRVAWGQSAGSAAELVNVPARVVVPVPDGLGLDIAAAAMLQGMTAHYLVESTFPVQKGQVALVHAAAGGVGQLLVQMITAKGADVVATAGGEAKLQIARDLGATHTIDYREVTGEALSDEVRRLARRRVDVVYDGVGKATFDASLASLRPRGMMVLFGGASGQVPPFDLQRLNTGGSLFVTRPTLGSYLLDRDELLWRASDVLGGLAEGKLHLEIGGRFALERAAEAYQALEGRETTGKLLLTID; encoded by the coding sequence ATGACACGCGCATTGAGAGTGACCGAACACGGCGACGGCAGCGTCCTGGCAGTGCAGGACGTCGAGGTGGCTGCACCGGCGGCAGACCAAGTGCAGGTGAAGGTGGCCGCGATCGGGGTCAACTTCATCGACGTCTACAAGCGCCAGGGCGTTTACCCCGGTCAGACACCGTTCGTCCTGGGTGAGGAGGCCGCGGGAGAGGTCGTCGCCGTCGGAGCAGACGTCACCGACCTGGCGGTGGGCGATCGCGTCGCCTGGGGCCAATCCGCAGGCAGCGCAGCCGAATTGGTCAATGTGCCCGCACGCGTCGTCGTCCCGGTGCCAGACGGGCTCGGCCTCGACATCGCGGCGGCCGCGATGCTGCAGGGCATGACCGCCCACTACCTCGTGGAGTCGACCTTCCCCGTGCAGAAGGGACAGGTCGCTCTCGTGCATGCCGCGGCCGGCGGCGTCGGTCAACTGTTGGTGCAGATGATCACCGCCAAGGGCGCGGACGTGGTCGCCACTGCCGGCGGCGAGGCGAAGCTACAGATCGCCCGCGACCTCGGCGCTACGCACACGATCGACTACCGCGAGGTGACCGGTGAGGCCCTCAGCGACGAAGTGCGCCGATTGGCCAGGCGCAGGGTGGACGTCGTCTACGACGGCGTGGGCAAGGCGACCTTCGACGCTTCCCTCGCCAGCCTTCGACCGCGCGGGATGATGGTGCTCTTCGGCGGCGCGAGCGGTCAGGTGCCTCCCTTCGACCTGCAGCGCCTCAATACCGGCGGCTCACTTTTCGTCACCCGCCCGACGCTCGGTAGCTACCTGCTCGACCGCGACGAACTGCTGTGGCGCGCGAGCGATGTGCTGGGCGGTCTCGCCGAAGGCAAACTGCACCTCGAGATCGGTGGACGCTTCGCGCTGGAGCGCGCAGCCGAGGCCTACCAGGCCCTGGAGGGCCGGGAGACGACCGGCAAGCTGCTGCTCACCATCGACTGA
- a CDS encoding amidase has translation MDDRSSLHIDHLPRHAFGDDALGSGDATEVGEQVRTGEVSPAELIDAAISRLKRVQDQLNIVAHTDFDRARERARSDAASGVFAGLPTLFKDNVWVAGAPMTHGTNALPSAPRDRDGAFTTQYLSTGVIPIGTSQMPPMGWTATTERVAGDVTRNPWNPAHSSGGSSGGSAVAVATGVVPIAHGNDGGGSVRIPASACGLVGLKPSRGRVRPDLCTASMPVDIVSNSVLTRSVRDTAAAFAAFEQHWRPAKLEPIGQVTGPGEDRLRIGVLVDSPFAPPSDADTREAVNTAAELLGGLRHHLDDYTPTVSPHFKDDFIDYYSMMALGSYSDGKRLFGEGFDRTKFDPMTIGLARRARRRLHRAPIYLARMAATARQYERNFGDVDVVLTPVLTHEPPKIGYLAADMDWRVHLDRVSAFAGFTPLHNAAGAPSISVPMTLSHNGLPIGVMLSARRGQERLLLQIAYEIEQARPFASLRDQPHANAHSKGVGSPAPTRTTSG, from the coding sequence ATGGACGACCGTTCAAGTCTGCACATCGATCATCTGCCACGGCACGCGTTCGGCGATGACGCGCTCGGATCGGGCGATGCCACGGAGGTGGGCGAGCAGGTGCGCACCGGTGAGGTGAGCCCGGCTGAACTCATTGATGCCGCCATTTCGCGTCTGAAGCGAGTGCAGGATCAGCTCAACATCGTCGCGCACACCGACTTCGACCGAGCCCGTGAGCGCGCCCGATCTGATGCCGCTTCAGGGGTGTTCGCGGGGTTGCCGACCTTGTTCAAGGACAACGTGTGGGTCGCGGGTGCGCCGATGACACACGGGACGAACGCACTGCCGTCGGCGCCACGTGATCGTGACGGCGCGTTCACGACGCAGTACCTCTCCACCGGAGTCATCCCGATCGGCACCTCCCAGATGCCCCCCATGGGATGGACGGCCACCACCGAGCGGGTCGCCGGCGATGTCACCCGCAACCCATGGAACCCTGCTCACTCGTCCGGTGGGTCTTCCGGTGGCTCCGCGGTCGCCGTGGCGACAGGCGTCGTCCCGATCGCACACGGCAACGACGGTGGCGGCTCGGTGCGCATCCCGGCATCGGCGTGCGGACTGGTGGGCCTGAAACCGTCCCGCGGGCGGGTGCGACCCGACCTGTGCACTGCCTCCATGCCGGTTGACATCGTCAGCAACTCAGTGCTGACCCGCAGCGTCCGAGACACCGCGGCTGCCTTCGCCGCCTTCGAACAGCATTGGCGCCCGGCCAAGCTCGAACCGATCGGTCAGGTCACCGGCCCGGGCGAAGACCGGCTGCGGATCGGGGTGCTGGTCGACTCACCCTTCGCACCACCGTCCGATGCCGACACCCGGGAAGCCGTGAACACTGCGGCCGAGTTGCTCGGTGGTCTCAGACACCACCTGGACGACTACACCCCCACGGTGTCGCCGCACTTCAAGGACGACTTCATCGACTACTACTCGATGATGGCGCTCGGGTCGTACAGCGACGGCAAACGGCTGTTCGGTGAGGGTTTCGATCGCACGAAGTTCGACCCGATGACCATCGGTCTCGCCCGTCGTGCGCGCCGTCGGCTGCACCGCGCACCGATCTACCTCGCCCGCATGGCAGCGACCGCCCGTCAGTACGAACGCAACTTCGGCGATGTCGACGTCGTGCTCACCCCGGTGCTCACCCACGAACCGCCGAAGATCGGCTATCTCGCGGCCGACATGGACTGGCGCGTGCATCTCGACCGGGTGAGTGCCTTCGCCGGTTTCACCCCGCTGCACAATGCCGCGGGCGCGCCGTCCATCTCCGTGCCGATGACGTTGTCACACAACGGACTTCCCATCGGGGTGATGCTCTCGGCACGTCGCGGTCAGGAGCGTCTGCTGCTGCAGATCGCGTACGAGATTGAGCAGGCCCGGCCGTTCGCCTCACTGCGCGACCAGCCGCACGCGAACGCTCATTCGAAGGGTGTCGGATCTCCCGCTCCTACCCGCACGACCTCCGGATAG
- a CDS encoding glutamate--cysteine ligase encodes MGSDIAGTAYTREERQRYREKVRQDLDVFERMLHTRGFEFERQLTGMEIEMNLVDADMQPTMNNAAVLESIHDSDYQTELGQYNIELNVSPRPMPGDEALKLEKDLRASLNRADDLAQQAGARIVTVGILPTIMPEHFHTEWMSANTRYAALNEAIFNARGEDLFIDIEGPTGERLATFADTIAPESACTSVQLHLQVQPLQFAAYWNAAQALSSLQLALGANSPYFFGKQLWHETRIPLFKQATDTRSVELKNQGVRPRVWFGERWITSIFDLFEENVRYFPALLPECSDEDPVAVFEAGDAPALSELRLHNGTVYRWNRPIYDIVDGKPHLRVENRVLPAGPTIVDTIANSAFYYGVVRMLAEDERPVWTRMSFSAADENFTQCARRSLDAKVYWPGFGEVASDELILRHLLPLAHEGLAKWGVAQSVRDRFLGVVEDRCRAGVNGATWQIACVNALEAKGMTRADALVGMMERYLVGMNDNAPVHTWELPS; translated from the coding sequence ATGGGTTCCGACATCGCAGGCACTGCGTACACCCGCGAGGAGAGGCAGCGCTACCGCGAGAAGGTGCGACAGGATCTCGACGTATTCGAACGCATGCTGCACACACGGGGTTTCGAGTTCGAGCGGCAGCTGACCGGCATGGAGATCGAGATGAACCTCGTCGACGCCGACATGCAGCCCACCATGAACAACGCCGCGGTGCTGGAGAGCATCCACGACAGCGACTATCAGACCGAGCTCGGGCAGTACAACATCGAGCTCAACGTCAGCCCCAGGCCGATGCCCGGCGACGAGGCGTTGAAGCTGGAGAAGGACCTCCGAGCCAGCCTCAACCGCGCTGACGACCTCGCGCAGCAGGCCGGGGCCCGGATCGTCACCGTGGGCATCCTGCCGACGATCATGCCCGAGCACTTCCACACCGAGTGGATGAGCGCCAACACCCGGTACGCCGCGCTGAACGAAGCCATCTTCAACGCACGTGGCGAAGACCTCTTCATCGACATCGAGGGCCCGACCGGCGAACGTCTGGCCACCTTCGCCGACACGATCGCACCCGAATCTGCTTGCACCTCAGTGCAATTGCACCTGCAGGTGCAGCCGCTGCAGTTCGCCGCCTACTGGAATGCGGCGCAGGCGCTGTCGTCGCTGCAGTTGGCCCTGGGCGCCAACTCGCCCTACTTCTTCGGCAAGCAGTTGTGGCACGAGACCCGCATCCCGCTGTTCAAGCAGGCCACCGACACCCGCAGCGTGGAGCTGAAGAACCAGGGTGTGCGGCCGCGCGTGTGGTTCGGCGAACGCTGGATCACCTCGATCTTCGACCTGTTCGAGGAGAATGTCCGCTACTTCCCGGCCTTGTTGCCCGAGTGCAGCGACGAAGACCCGGTGGCGGTCTTCGAGGCCGGTGACGCTCCGGCGCTGTCCGAACTGCGCCTGCACAACGGCACCGTCTACCGCTGGAACCGGCCGATCTACGACATCGTCGACGGCAAGCCGCACCTGCGCGTGGAGAACCGCGTCCTGCCGGCGGGCCCGACGATCGTCGACACCATTGCCAACTCCGCCTTCTACTACGGCGTCGTGCGGATGCTGGCCGAGGACGAGCGTCCGGTGTGGACCCGGATGAGTTTCTCGGCGGCCGATGAAAACTTCACCCAGTGCGCTCGTCGCAGTCTGGACGCCAAGGTCTACTGGCCCGGTTTCGGCGAGGTGGCCTCCGACGAGCTCATCCTGCGGCACCTCCTACCGCTGGCCCACGAGGGTCTGGCGAAGTGGGGTGTGGCGCAGAGCGTCCGCGATCGTTTCCTCGGGGTGGTCGAAGACCGCTGCCGAGCGGGAGTCAATGGGGCGACCTGGCAGATCGCGTGCGTCAATGCGTTGGAAGCCAAGGGAATGACACGCGCCGATGCCTTGGTGGGCATGATGGAGCGCTACCTGGTGGGTATGAACGACAACGCGCCTGTGCACACCTGGGAGTTGCCGAGCTGA
- a CDS encoding OsmC family protein — translation MTNPEAMRSISLRRTEAGSFRAVNARGGELDFGSGGDQRFTPVELLLTAIAGCSAIDVDIITSRRCEPSSFEVTASGEKLRDEQHNHMGPITVRFEVTFPEGEAGDAARAVLPDAVELSHDRLCTVSRTVQLGADVTMDIAD, via the coding sequence ATGACCAACCCTGAGGCGATGCGTTCCATTTCCCTTCGACGCACCGAGGCCGGTTCGTTCCGTGCGGTGAACGCCCGAGGCGGCGAACTCGACTTCGGCAGCGGCGGTGACCAACGATTCACTCCGGTGGAGCTGCTGCTCACCGCCATTGCCGGCTGTTCGGCGATCGATGTCGACATCATCACCTCGCGCCGCTGCGAACCGTCTTCCTTCGAAGTGACCGCATCGGGGGAGAAGCTGCGTGACGAGCAGCACAACCACATGGGTCCGATCACCGTGAGATTCGAAGTGACCTTTCCCGAGGGCGAAGCCGGCGACGCCGCGCGGGCCGTGCTGCCGGACGCCGTCGAACTCTCCCACGATCGCCTCTGCACGGTCAGCCGCACGGTCCAGCTCGGCGCCGACGTCACGATGGACATCGCCGACTGA
- a CDS encoding exonuclease SbcCD subunit D, with protein MRLLHTSDWHLGRSFHGVGLLDAQRTYLDHLVQVVHEHSVDVVLVAGDVYDRALPAPDTVSALDHALVQLLDTGAQVVISSGNHDSARRLGFGSRLLSQVGLHIVTDVSQIGQPVLVGDTAIHAIPYLEPAVVADALGATKRTHAAVMRAAMEKVHAASPGDRVVVMAHAFVAGATTSDSERDVSVGGLGVIPVDVFDGIDYVALGHLHRPQQLRPHVRYSGSPMAFSFSEAGQQKSSVLVDLEAGTQDDIPTPVARPLARLQGELEALLDDPQHEWATDAWCEVTLTDALQPVSAMDRIRSRFPHTLALRFAQNASPGQTTSYAHRLRARADLDVCCGFVEHVRSTPMDDAELTLVEDGLAAVRLARLSADDEAGADTSRQGVA; from the coding sequence ATGCGCTTGCTCCACACCTCCGACTGGCACCTGGGACGTTCGTTCCATGGCGTCGGGCTGCTTGATGCGCAGCGCACCTATCTCGACCACTTGGTGCAGGTAGTCCATGAGCATTCCGTCGACGTCGTGCTGGTGGCCGGCGACGTGTACGACCGCGCGTTGCCCGCTCCCGACACCGTCAGTGCGCTCGACCACGCGCTGGTGCAACTGCTCGACACCGGCGCTCAGGTAGTCATCTCCAGCGGCAACCATGATTCGGCCCGACGTCTCGGCTTCGGCTCGCGCCTCCTGTCGCAGGTAGGCCTGCACATCGTCACCGATGTCAGTCAGATCGGGCAGCCGGTGCTCGTCGGCGACACCGCGATCCACGCCATCCCCTATCTGGAGCCGGCGGTCGTCGCTGATGCCCTGGGCGCCACCAAGCGCACCCACGCCGCCGTCATGCGAGCTGCCATGGAGAAGGTGCACGCGGCCTCGCCCGGTGATCGTGTCGTGGTGATGGCCCATGCTTTCGTGGCCGGTGCCACCACCAGCGACTCCGAGCGTGATGTCTCGGTGGGAGGCCTGGGCGTCATCCCGGTCGATGTCTTCGACGGCATCGACTACGTCGCGCTCGGCCATCTGCACCGGCCGCAGCAGCTACGGCCGCACGTTCGCTACAGCGGTTCGCCGATGGCCTTCTCCTTCAGCGAGGCCGGCCAACAGAAGTCGTCCGTGCTGGTCGACCTCGAAGCCGGCACGCAAGACGACATTCCTACGCCGGTGGCACGGCCGCTCGCCCGACTGCAGGGCGAATTGGAAGCACTGCTCGACGACCCCCAGCACGAGTGGGCCACCGATGCGTGGTGCGAAGTCACGCTCACCGACGCCTTACAACCGGTTTCGGCGATGGACCGCATCCGCAGCCGATTCCCGCACACGCTCGCGCTGCGTTTTGCACAGAACGCGTCGCCCGGCCAGACGACCAGCTACGCGCACCGCCTACGGGCTCGTGCCGATCTGGACGTATGCTGCGGCTTCGTTGAGCATGTGCGTTCCACACCGATGGACGACGCGGAGCTGACGCTCGTCGAGGACGGCCTGGCTGCGGTGCGCCTCGCCCGGCTGAGCGCTGACGACGAAGCCGGGGCCGACACCTCGCGGCAGGGCGTGGCGTGA
- a CDS encoding L-threonylcarbamoyladenylate synthase → MARYIDVHPVDPQPRRIAQAVDILRDGGLIAYPTDSCFALGAMLGNADAKDRIIRIRQLDDKHHFTLMCHDFAQLGQFVIIDNKVFRALKAATPGSYTFILPATTEVPRRFMHAKKKTVGVRIPTHPVVHSLLSTLGEPLLTSTLLLPGEEEPMVDGWSIKERLDHEVDAVIDSGECGVEPTTVVDFSSGYPEVVRVGAGDPTPFE, encoded by the coding sequence ATGGCCCGATACATCGATGTCCACCCGGTCGACCCGCAGCCCCGTCGCATCGCGCAGGCGGTCGACATCCTGCGCGACGGCGGGCTGATCGCCTACCCGACCGATTCCTGTTTCGCGCTCGGCGCGATGCTGGGCAACGCCGATGCCAAGGACCGCATCATTCGCATCCGGCAGTTGGACGACAAGCACCACTTCACCTTGATGTGTCACGACTTCGCCCAGTTGGGGCAGTTCGTCATCATCGACAACAAGGTGTTCCGTGCCCTGAAGGCCGCGACGCCAGGGAGCTACACCTTCATCCTGCCGGCCACCACTGAAGTGCCGCGGCGCTTCATGCACGCCAAGAAGAAGACGGTCGGCGTCCGCATTCCGACCCACCCGGTGGTGCACTCACTGCTGAGCACCTTGGGGGAGCCGCTGCTCACCAGCACCTTGTTGCTGCCGGGCGAGGAGGAGCCGATGGTCGACGGTTGGTCGATCAAGGAGCGTCTCGACCACGAGGTGGACGCGGTGATCGACTCGGGCGAGTGCGGCGTGGAGCCGACGACGGTCGTCGACTTCTCCTCCGGCTATCCGGAGGTCGTGCGGGTAGGAGCGGGAGATCCGACACCCTTCGAATGA
- a CDS encoding histidine phosphatase family protein: MSLPVENSIVLIRHGETEWSRSGQHTGTTDLPLLPEGEACARRAGDLLQEMNFVAAYSSPMLRARHTAELAGLTDVRIAPELREWDYGGYEGLTTPQIRELTGDPTWEIFKDGTVPGKTPGESVWDVAARVSHVLAEVTPMLDEGNVALVAHGHSLRILTSVFLQMSPRFGMRLLLAPGAVSMLGFHHGQPAIQVWNRQTYAD, from the coding sequence ATGAGCCTGCCCGTGGAAAACTCCATCGTTCTGATCCGGCACGGCGAGACCGAATGGTCACGCTCCGGGCAGCACACCGGCACCACCGATCTCCCCCTCCTACCTGAAGGTGAGGCATGTGCGCGGCGTGCGGGTGACCTGCTGCAGGAGATGAATTTCGTTGCGGCGTACAGCTCCCCGATGCTGCGCGCCCGGCACACCGCTGAGCTCGCCGGGCTCACGGACGTCCGGATCGCGCCGGAACTACGTGAGTGGGACTACGGCGGCTACGAGGGCCTGACCACGCCGCAGATCCGCGAGCTCACCGGCGATCCCACCTGGGAGATCTTCAAGGACGGCACCGTGCCCGGCAAGACGCCTGGCGAGTCGGTGTGGGACGTCGCAGCGCGGGTGTCGCACGTGCTCGCCGAGGTCACCCCGATGCTGGATGAAGGCAACGTCGCACTCGTCGCGCACGGTCACTCCCTGCGCATCCTGACGTCGGTGTTCCTGCAGATGAGCCCGCGCTTCGGGATGCGCCTGTTGCTCGCCCCCGGCGCGGTGTCGATGCTGGGTTTCCACCACGGTCAACCCGCGATCCAGGTGTGGAACAGGCAGACCTACGCCGACTGA